Part of the Gramella sp. Hel_I_59 genome, TGATCAATTCTAAGGTTTACTACCTCAGAGCGGTTTACTACTTCAGAACCCGAAGCATCCCCTTTTAAGGAACAGGATATTGCGCTAAAACTTAATATAAAGGCGCAAATAATTAAGATTGATCGATTGAAATTCATGATGATGATTTTTATCAAAAAAAGATAAGAAATTAGAGGCGTTAAAAGAAATATTCCTTTTCTAAACTTTCAAACTAGAGCAGAAAAAATCTTAAATTTGTGTCCTGTTCAAAACAACACAAACACAACTTACATGATCCTTTTCTTCGGAAATCAAACTACCAAGGTTTTTGCGGTTGAAACGCATTCCAACCTTTCTGCTCAGTCTATTTCAAAACTAAACTGGCTTTTTGGAAATACTCTTCAAATAAATAAATCTGCTCTGGCAGATTTTTTTGTTGGTCCACGTGCCGCAATGATCACTCCCTGGAGTACGAATGCTGTAGAGATCACTCAAAATATGGGGATTACCGGAATCATTAGAATCGAGGAATTTCTAAAGGTTGATGAACATTTCTCTGATTTTGATCCAATGTTATCTCAGAAATATAAGCAACTCGATCAAGAAATTTTTGATATTCATGTTGAGCCTAAGCCAATTATAGAGATCGATGATATCGCAGCCTATAATAAACAGGAGGGTTTAGCATTGAATGCTGAAGAAGTTAAATACCTGGAAGATCTTTCAGTAAAACTGGATCGAAAGCTTACAGATTCTGAAGTTTTTGGTTTTTCCCAGGTGAACTCAGAACATTGCAGACACAAGATCTTTAATGGAACTTTTGTTATTGATGGCGAGGAGAAACCAGTATCTCTTTTCAAATTAATTAGAAAAACTTCCGAAGAGAATCCGAACGAAATTGTTTCAGCATACAAGGATAACGTCGCGTTTATAAACGGACCTATAGTTGAACAATTTGCTCCCAAAGCTCCTGATGTTCCGGAATATTATGAAATAAAGGACTTTGAATCCGTTATTTCCATAAAAGCTGAAACTCATAATTTCCCTACAACCGTGGAACCATTTAACGGAGCAGCGACTGGTAGTGGTGGAGAAATCAGGGACAGGCTTGCTGGTGGTAAAGGTTCGCTTCCTTTAGCAGGAACTTCAGTTTATATGACCTCCTATTCAAGACTTGAAGAAGATCGACCATGGGAAAATGGAATGAAAAAACGAGAATGGTTGTACCAGACTCCAATGGACATTTTAATAAAAGCATCTAATGGAGCTTCAGATTTTGGTAACAAATTTGGTCAGCCACTAATTTCAGGATCTGTACTTACCTTCGAACATAGCGAACACGATCGCTCTCTAGGTTACGACAAAGTAATCATGCTTGCCGGTGGTATTGGCTACGGAAAAAAGGATCAGGCATTAAAGGATATTCCTGAAGAAAATGACAAGATCGTTGTTCTTGGTGGAGAAAATTATAGAATTGGAATGGGTGGCGCTGCCGTTTCCTCAGCAGATACTGGTGCATTTAGCAGTGGTATAGAATTAAATGCCATACAGCGTTCCAATCCGGAAATGCAAAAGAGAGCTGCAAATGCTGTTCGCGGAATGGTAGAAAGCAAACACAACCCGATTGTTTCCATTCATGATCATGGCGCCGGTGGTCACCTGAACTGTTTGAGTGAATTGGTAGAAGAAAAAGGTGGAAAGATAGATCTGGATAGTTTACCTGTTGGTGATCCAACTCTTTCTGCTAAGGAGATCATTGGAAATGAATCTCAGGAAAGAATGGGACTGGTCATTGGCGAGAAAGATCTCGATACCTTAAGAAGAGTAGCAGATCGTGAACGTTCTCCAATGTATGAAGTTGGAAACGTAACCGGTGATTATAGATTCACCTTTGAAGGCATGAAATCTGGTGATAAACCAATGGACCTTGCTCTGGCAGATATGTTTGGGAGCTCTCCCAAGACGATCATGGAAGATAGGACGATTACTCGCAATTATAAAAAAATCGATTATCAACAGGAGAAAATTCACAAGTATTTACAACAGGTTTTGCAACTAGAAGCTGTTGCTTGTAAAGACTGGCTTACCAATAAAGTGGATCGCTGTGTATCGGGACGCGTTGCTAAACAGCAAACTGCAGGACCTTTACAATTGCCTTTAAACAATTGCGGAGTGATGGCGTTAGATTACAATGGTAAAGAAGGAGTTGCCACCTCAATTGGACACTCCCCTATTTCTGCATTGATCGATCCGGTAGCTGGCTCACGTAATTCTATCGCAGAAGCCTTGTCGAATATTATCTGGGCTCCTTTAGAAAAAGGACTTAAATCTATTTCACTTTCTGCGAACTGGATGTGGCCCTGTAATAACGAAGGTGAAGACGCAAGACTTTATGAAGCAGTAAAAGGAATTTCAGATTTTGCAATTTCTCTTGGGATTAATGTGCCAACCGGAAAGGATTCTCTTTCCATGAAACAGAAATACAAAGATGGCGATGTTCTGTCGCCAGGAACGGTGATAATTTCTGCTGCCGGACATTGTGATAATATTAAATCGGTTGTAGAACCGGTACTTAAAAAGAACTCAGGAAGTATTTATTATATCAATCTTTCCGGAGATGATTATAAACTGGGAGGCTCTACTTTCGCTCAGATCCTGAAT contains:
- the purL gene encoding phosphoribosylformylglycinamidine synthase codes for the protein MILFFGNQTTKVFAVETHSNLSAQSISKLNWLFGNTLQINKSALADFFVGPRAAMITPWSTNAVEITQNMGITGIIRIEEFLKVDEHFSDFDPMLSQKYKQLDQEIFDIHVEPKPIIEIDDIAAYNKQEGLALNAEEVKYLEDLSVKLDRKLTDSEVFGFSQVNSEHCRHKIFNGTFVIDGEEKPVSLFKLIRKTSEENPNEIVSAYKDNVAFINGPIVEQFAPKAPDVPEYYEIKDFESVISIKAETHNFPTTVEPFNGAATGSGGEIRDRLAGGKGSLPLAGTSVYMTSYSRLEEDRPWENGMKKREWLYQTPMDILIKASNGASDFGNKFGQPLISGSVLTFEHSEHDRSLGYDKVIMLAGGIGYGKKDQALKDIPEENDKIVVLGGENYRIGMGGAAVSSADTGAFSSGIELNAIQRSNPEMQKRAANAVRGMVESKHNPIVSIHDHGAGGHLNCLSELVEEKGGKIDLDSLPVGDPTLSAKEIIGNESQERMGLVIGEKDLDTLRRVADRERSPMYEVGNVTGDYRFTFEGMKSGDKPMDLALADMFGSSPKTIMEDRTITRNYKKIDYQQEKIHKYLQQVLQLEAVACKDWLTNKVDRCVSGRVAKQQTAGPLQLPLNNCGVMALDYNGKEGVATSIGHSPISALIDPVAGSRNSIAEALSNIIWAPLEKGLKSISLSANWMWPCNNEGEDARLYEAVKGISDFAISLGINVPTGKDSLSMKQKYKDGDVLSPGTVIISAAGHCDNIKSVVEPVLKKNSGSIYYINLSGDDYKLGGSTFAQILNKVGDEAPTVKNDERFSKIFNAMQSMIKSDMIAAGHDVGSGGLITTLLEMCFADINLGADLDLSSLGEQDIIKLFFNENCGIVFQAKDDTAEAFMKELGIEYHKIGVATEGAALNIKVGEDDFHFHIAELRDTWYKTSFLLDERQSGIDKATERFNNYKKQPLEFKFPEHFTGKLPELDAKKPRIKAAIIREKGSNSEREMARAMYLAGFDVKDVHMTDLISGRENLEDIHFIAAVGGFSNSDVLGSAKGWAGAFLYNEKAKAALENFFRREDTLSLGVCNGCQLFIELGLINAEHEQKPKMLHNESQKFECNFTSVEIPQNNSVMLSTLSGSTLGIWAAHGEGKFSFPYEENRYNIVGKYAYEGYPANPNGSHYNTAALTDASGRHLVMMPHMERSTFQWNWANYPDGRKDEVSPWLEGFVNARKWLEK